In Sphingobium sp. Z007, one DNA window encodes the following:
- a CDS encoding toll/interleukin-1 receptor domain-containing protein has translation MSNPLGKIFSSPVDTAAAVGKPVLAGGAELAGYAHKQLSALVGGAGGEGRYAAFISYSHADMKVARWLHRAIENYRVPHGLVGTAGDRGPIPARLRPIFRDEDELAGAAELGPKLQGALARSDALVVICSPSAARSVWVDKEIRSFKRFNPEAPVFALIAAGVPGDPDTDCFPAPLLFALDAAGELDRSQPLEPLAPDLQKNERHIVKLKLIAGLLGAPYAALYRRDQRRSRRIAAALSAAALLLIIVLSGLSIAAFTYARMAVQQRNAAQAARALAEQNADKAERRAWLAQVAAQEVRRMVAEGESCPRP, from the coding sequence ATGTCCAACCCCCTCGGTAAGATTTTCTCGTCCCCTGTGGATACTGCCGCTGCGGTGGGAAAGCCAGTGCTGGCTGGCGGCGCGGAACTGGCGGGATATGCGCACAAGCAATTGTCGGCGCTCGTCGGCGGGGCGGGCGGCGAGGGGCGCTATGCCGCCTTCATCAGCTACAGCCATGCTGACATGAAGGTCGCGCGCTGGCTGCACCGCGCCATCGAAAATTATCGCGTGCCCCACGGGCTGGTGGGGACGGCGGGCGATCGCGGCCCGATCCCTGCCAGGCTCCGTCCGATCTTCCGCGATGAAGACGAACTGGCGGGGGCCGCCGAACTCGGCCCCAAATTACAGGGCGCGCTGGCCCGGTCCGACGCGCTGGTCGTCATCTGCTCGCCCAGCGCGGCGCGCTCGGTCTGGGTCGACAAGGAAATCCGATCCTTCAAGCGGTTCAACCCGGAGGCGCCGGTCTTCGCCCTGATTGCCGCTGGCGTGCCCGGCGATCCCGACACCGATTGTTTTCCCGCGCCCCTGCTGTTCGCGCTGGACGCGGCGGGCGAACTGGATCGCAGCCAGCCGCTCGAACCGCTGGCGCCCGACCTGCAAAAGAATGAGCGCCATATCGTCAAGCTCAAGCTGATCGCGGGCCTGCTCGGCGCCCCCTATGCCGCGCTCTACCGACGCGACCAGCGCCGCAGCCGGCGAATCGCGGCTGCGTTATCGGCCGCCGCCCTGCTTTTGATTATCGTGCTGAGCGGCCTGTCGATCGCTGCCTTCACCTATGCCCGCATGGCGGTGCAGCAGCGCAATGCAGCGCAGGCCGCGCGCGCCCTCGCGGAGCAGAACGCCGACAAGGCGGAGCGCCGCGCCTGGCTGGCGCAGGTCGCTGCGCAGGAGGTGCGGCGCATGGTCGCGGAGGGCGAAAGCTGCCCGCGTCCGTGA
- a CDS encoding class II aldolase/adducin family protein yields MATAAKHPDMSAAEWEARQQLAACYRIFDHMGWSELIYNHITLRVPEENGAFLINPFGLGYDEVTASNLVKIDIDGQVLDGSPYPVNRAGFTQHSVFHRHLPDAHCIIHTHTTAGMAVSACAEGLRPISFYAAAFIGRIAYHDFEGVTIRADEGERLIANLGGRRVMLLRNHGTLVMAGSLPEAFLTHWLLQRACEIQVAAGAAGTPIDIPAEVIAVHQRDLSAVQLPVGPGVPDFQSMVRRIDRIDPSWRE; encoded by the coding sequence ATGGCTACAGCCGCCAAACACCCCGATATGTCCGCCGCCGAATGGGAGGCGCGCCAGCAGCTCGCCGCCTGCTATCGCATCTTCGACCATATGGGCTGGTCGGAGCTGATCTACAACCATATTACGCTGCGCGTGCCGGAGGAAAACGGCGCTTTTCTCATCAATCCCTTCGGCCTGGGCTATGATGAGGTGACCGCGTCCAACCTGGTCAAGATCGACATAGACGGCCAGGTGCTGGACGGCAGCCCCTATCCCGTCAACCGCGCTGGCTTCACCCAGCATAGCGTGTTTCATCGGCATCTGCCCGACGCCCATTGCATCATTCATACCCATACGACCGCGGGCATGGCGGTGAGCGCCTGCGCCGAGGGGTTGCGCCCGATCAGCTTCTACGCCGCCGCCTTCATCGGGCGAATCGCCTATCATGACTTTGAGGGCGTGACGATTCGCGCCGACGAAGGGGAACGGCTGATCGCCAATCTGGGCGGCCGGCGCGTCATGCTGCTGCGCAATCATGGGACGCTGGTGATGGCGGGCAGCCTGCCCGAAGCTTTCCTGACCCACTGGCTGCTGCAACGCGCCTGCGAGATCCAGGTCGCGGCGGGCGCGGCGGGCACGCCGATCGACATTCCGGCCGAGGTGATCGCAGTGCATCAACGCGACCTGAGCGCCGTGCAATTGCCGGTCGGGCCGGGCGTGCCCGATTTTCAGAGCATGGTGCGACGGATTGACCGGATCGATCCGAGTTGGCGGGAGTAG